Sequence from the Bremerella volcania genome:
CACTAGCCTTAAGGTTCTGCGAAAGTCTGCATAGGCGGCTGCTTTCCGCCACACTGCATTAAATCCATCAAGCTGGGAGACGCTGAATTCGTTTCCCAGCTTTTTTTGTGCGCCGCCAATGTCAGTGGTATATTGCGAGTTCCTCTGTTTCTCCTGCCATTTTACTCTTATCCTTCGACGTTGGCTGCTTACGATGCCTACCTGCCGGAATCAAGTCTCCTTCATCGTTCTTTTCGCGCTCACCTTGGCACTTAAGCCATCGATTCTACTTGGACAAGATGCGAATGAGTTCTGTGGCGTACCGAAGGTCACCATAGCAAAACCACTGCCCGTCGCGTTCGATAGTGAATATTGCGAGAAGATCGCCAAGCTCTCCGCTGCCGAAGGGGATGCGCCCCGCGGCATGAGCGTGTTTCGGTCAGCGAAGTATGCATGCGTCTCTTGCCACCAAGTCGGCCAGAAAGGGGGAAGCGTCGGCCCCTCGTTGAATGAGGTGAATAAACGTCTGGCGCCCACTCAGATTGTTGAGGCCATCTTGTGGCCAAGTCATACCGTCAAGCCAGAATATACGGCGTGGCTCTTTCAACTGGCCGATGGACAGATCGTTCAAGGGTACAAGCGCGGTGAAACGGACGAGGCAATTGAAGTCTTTGATCCTGCCGCGCAGAAGACGGTTTCCCTGCTGAAAGCGGATATCGACCAGTCGCGAGAAACGGGCACACTTATGCCGACGGGAATGGCCAGCGCGATGAGTCTTTCACAGCGTCGCGATCTTGTGCGTTTCCTTTTAGATCTCGAGCATGACAAAGAACTATCAACGCTGGTCCACGAGGCAGATCAACCGGTCGCGTTTACTTTCGATCGAGCCCCGCTTACGCCAGCCCTTTGGAATCTATGGCAAGAGAACGTCAACCGAGATCGTGTCTATGATTTTTACCGCAAGCAAGCAATCCATTTCGCTTCCGCAACTCGGCACTGGCACCTTCTGCCTGCTTTTCCTGGGCTTGACGGAGGCAAGTTCGGGCACTGGGGCAACCAGAATGAGGCAGTATGGAAAGATGCCCGTTGGAGTCAGCGCGACAAGTCGCCAGTTCTGGCAGGCGTTACACACCTGCCAGGCCAGACCGTCAACAAAGGAGTCTGTGTACAACTCGGAGATGAAGGAGCATTGTCGACTTGCTTTGACCCGGAAACACTGACCTACGCAGCCGTCTGGAAGGGTGGCTTCGTGAAGTTTTCCGAGGTGCGCCATGGATTTATGGACGGCCTTCGCCCCGCTGGCCCTGTCGTCGAACAACCGAAAGTAAAGCGGCCTGATCAACCATTCCAGTACCACGGGTACTACCGCGTCGGACCGCGTATCGTCTTTTCGTATCGAATCGGCGATACCGAAATGCTCGACGCACCTTGGGAAGAAGATGGCAAGTTTTCGAGAACCGTGATGCCTGTTGGCGAGCATCCGTTAGCAACGTCGATCAAGACGCCTCCAACGCAGTGGCCGCAAGAGATAGTTACTTACGGCAAGCTCGGTCGTAATGACCAGCCGTACGCAATCGATACGATTGAATTGCCCCAAGACAATCCGTGGGGAACCTTGATGTTCGTTGGCGATCACGACTTTCTGGAAGATGGCACAGCCGTTGTGGCAACCATGACCGGAGATGTTTGGCTTGCGACAGGCCTGGATGCGGACCTGGATGAGATTCGCTGGAAACGCTTCGCGACCGGTCTTCACCAGCCCCTGGGAGTAGCCGTGTGGGACAACCAAATCTACGTTCTGGGGCGAGATCAAATCTCGCGTCTAGTCGATCACAATGACGACCGCGAGGCAGACTTCTACGAGTGTTTCTCGAATGTTTATGACACTTCTCCTGGCGGACACGACTACATCTGCGGACTGGAAATCGATTCCCAAGGACGCTTCTACACTGCCTCGGGCAAGGATGGCCTGCTTCGCATTTCCGCTGATGGCAAACGGGCCGAAGTCCTGGCGACCGGCTTTCGAAATCCAGATGGATTGGGAATCACGTCGGACGGCAAAGTGACCGTTCCTTGCAGTGAGGGAGCATGGACGCCTGCTTCGATGGTTTGCCTTGTTGACCCCAGCTTGAAGGAAGTGCCCCACTTTGGATATCGCGGTCCGAAGAAGGGTCAAGCACCCTCACTGCCGCTGGTATACATGCCTCGTGGTCTGGATAACAGCAGCGGCGGCCAGGCGATCAATTCCGACCCGAGGTTTGGTCCACTGCAGAATCAGCTCATTCATACTTCGTTTGGCATGGGGACGCATTTCCTGGTTCTTCGTGATGAAGTCGATGGACAAGCTCAAGGCGCCGTGAAGCCGCTGCCTGGTGAATTCCGCTCGGGAGCACACCGAGCGGCAACCAATCCGGCCGATGGCCAGCTTTACGTTAGCGGCATGGCTGGATGGGGATCGTACACACCGGACGATGGCTGCCTTCATCGTGTACGGTACACCGGCAAAGCCATACAGATGCCAGTCCGCTTTCACGTATATGAGAACGGTGTTTTGATCGAATACCAGGAACCAATCGATAGCGAAATCATTCGCAACTCAAAGACACATTTCGCCCAAGCCTGGAACTATCGCTATGGACCGGGGTACGGTTCGCCAGAAATGGCTCCCAGCCACCCCAATGTGATTGGACACGAGGCGATCGAGATCGCTTTTGTTCACTCGCTTGATGAAAAGACCATCTTTGTCGAGATGCCTGATCTCCAGCCGGTCAACCAACTCCACCTCTTACTGAAAGTCGACGCAGGCGAAGCCCAAGAGTTGTTCGTTACCGTGCACAAGCTCGATCACCCGTTTGATGCCGTCCCGAACAATCAGCCCGGAGAGAAGGTTATCGCAGCCCATCCACTGCTGCGCGATCTTGCGCTGCTTGGAAATCGCAAACCCAACCCTTGGCAGAAGAAACCGGCTTCGGAACCGGATCGCAAGCTGCACTTGGAAGCAGGAAAGAACCTGACTTACTCCACATCGGAACTCACAGCAAACGCGGGTGAGTTGATTGAACTCACGTTCGCCAATCCCGACGTCGTACCGCATAACTGGGTTCTCATCGAACCAGGCACGCTGGCCACGGTAGGGGATCTTGCCAACAAACTCGTGGCCGATCCCGAAGCAGCGCTGAATCAATATGTTCCCGATTCCAGTAGTGTCCTAACGTATACGGACATTGTCGATCCCGAGAAGCAATTCACCATTTACTTCCAAGCACCAGAGAAACCGGGGCGTTACCCATACTTTTGCAGTTTCCCCGGCCACTGGATGGTGATGAACGGAGTGCTCGTGGTGGAGTAGATTACGCCCCTACTCCATTGGCCGCTGATTTACGGGCAGCTTCAAGCATTTCCATGAATGCCCCGAAGTAGCGGCCGTTATCATGAAAAGTGCGGCCACTGACGATGTTTCCATCGACGACACATGGCTCGTCGACGAACGTTCCCCCACATACTTCCAAGTCAAACTTACACTTTGGAACAGTCGCCATCCGTCGGCCGCGTACTCGATCGGCGTAGGCGAGCACCTCGACGCCATGACATACCGAAGCCACTGGTTTACCGTGATCGACAAACCAGCGTGTAGCTGCGATGAGGTGTTCGTCGTAGCGAATATACTCCGGAGCACGTCCGCCGCTGAACATGATGCCGGCGTAATCCTGGGGAACAATTTCTGAAAACGCGATTTGCGCTTCTATCGTGTAGCCTTCCCACTCCTTGGTGATCGTCCAGCCTGGCTTGACCTCGTGCATCACCATCTGAAACTTTCCTCGTCGTGGGCCTGCAACCACAGGCTCGAAGCCACCTTCTTGCAGCCGATAGTAAGGATACAGCGTGTCGAGAGTTTCGGATGCGTCGCCAATAATGATGAGTACTTTGTCCGACACGTTAGTTTCCTTTATTCAATTTTGAAACACACTGGCTCAGGTAATCACGCCCTCGCACGATCTCGGCTGTCGTTTCGGCAATGGTAGGCAAGATGGGAATTCCACGTGGAAACGGGTGCATGAATACCTCAGTCCACCCTTGATATTTCACTTCTGCTAAGGCTTCTAATAGTGGCTGAAAATCGAGCGGACCGCGACCTGGCATCTGCAGCAACTGCTGCTCGACCGGCATTGGCTGATGCGAACCCGCTCCATGCTGCCAGGCATAAAACATTTGTATCCCCTCGCCTAGTTCGCGAATGAGTCCCGCAAGCTGCTTTCCGTCCTGTGGCAAATGATACGGGGCCAGGGCAATCGCCAAATTCTTCGAGGGACGCAACTCAAACAACCACCTCAGCGAGTCTGGTGAATCAATCAGGTTGTTGGCGTGGTTCTCGATAGCAATGGTAACTCCGTTTTCCTCCGCGATCTCGAGGTGCGGTTTCATCTTTTCAATGAAGGCCGCGACCGCCTTCTTAAGTTCAGGGCCCTTGGCATCCTTCGGGCCGGCACCACCGGTAATCATTAGGGGGCACCCAAACTGTTTGGCAAGTGGCATCTCACTTTGCAAACCGAAAGGGCCCAATTTGTACTGCGTTATACAACCGAGCTTTACGTCGTTCGCCTCAAGAAGTTCTGCGAAGCGTTCCACACCCATCGCTTCGATTTGCTCGCGTTGGTCCCCATGAACTTTGGGCCAAATGTCGATGTGCCTAGCCCCAATCTTTTTGGCTTCCGGAAGAATCTCTTCCAGTTTGCTATAGCCGTACATGCACGACGGGAGCATGTAATTCAGCTGAAACTGACTGGGGGACGCGAGCAATGGTGACGTCCAAGCCGCACCCAGAAGGCCTGCGGAAAACTTTTGGAACGTACGGCGGTTAATCATGGGCTGGGGCTTCATGACATCTTTTCGCTAGCAAAGCTGGGATGGATTTATACGGTCTCGTATCCGGAACGTTGCGGGCGACTGAGGTGCTGATTCGCCTCCTCGTCTCCATCAAACGTCTCACTCTTGGCATTCCAAGTCAACTTGCGTCCAAGTCGCATCGAAATATTCCCCAAGTGACAGGTACTGACGCTACGATGCTGGCTTTCGATATCAGAGACAGGCAACTTTCGCGAAGCAACACAGTCGAAGAAGTTCCCCATGTGGTTGATGATCGCATCGAGTTTGCCGGCTCGCTCTGGGCGCTGGAGATTGTCGAAATCGTAGAGCACGAAGTCCTCACGTGGTAGTTTGCGCTCGGTCGGTGCGCCATCGAGCGTCCCACGATTCACGAAGATCCGTCCCTTGTCGCCCGTGAACATGACACCGTTACGACCCTCGTCGGAAACGGTCATTTCCACGCCATTATCGAGCCTGTACGTAACGTGATAGTCGATCGCGACGTTGTAGCCATTTTCCACCGAAGGCATCTTGGCGGTTCCTTCAATTTCAACCGGAAGGCCTCCGGCTCCCCACT
This genomic interval carries:
- a CDS encoding DUF6797 domain-containing protein → MPTCRNQVSFIVLFALTLALKPSILLGQDANEFCGVPKVTIAKPLPVAFDSEYCEKIAKLSAAEGDAPRGMSVFRSAKYACVSCHQVGQKGGSVGPSLNEVNKRLAPTQIVEAILWPSHTVKPEYTAWLFQLADGQIVQGYKRGETDEAIEVFDPAAQKTVSLLKADIDQSRETGTLMPTGMASAMSLSQRRDLVRFLLDLEHDKELSTLVHEADQPVAFTFDRAPLTPALWNLWQENVNRDRVYDFYRKQAIHFASATRHWHLLPAFPGLDGGKFGHWGNQNEAVWKDARWSQRDKSPVLAGVTHLPGQTVNKGVCVQLGDEGALSTCFDPETLTYAAVWKGGFVKFSEVRHGFMDGLRPAGPVVEQPKVKRPDQPFQYHGYYRVGPRIVFSYRIGDTEMLDAPWEEDGKFSRTVMPVGEHPLATSIKTPPTQWPQEIVTYGKLGRNDQPYAIDTIELPQDNPWGTLMFVGDHDFLEDGTAVVATMTGDVWLATGLDADLDEIRWKRFATGLHQPLGVAVWDNQIYVLGRDQISRLVDHNDDREADFYECFSNVYDTSPGGHDYICGLEIDSQGRFYTASGKDGLLRISADGKRAEVLATGFRNPDGLGITSDGKVTVPCSEGAWTPASMVCLVDPSLKEVPHFGYRGPKKGQAPSLPLVYMPRGLDNSSGGQAINSDPRFGPLQNQLIHTSFGMGTHFLVLRDEVDGQAQGAVKPLPGEFRSGAHRAATNPADGQLYVSGMAGWGSYTPDDGCLHRVRYTGKAIQMPVRFHVYENGVLIEYQEPIDSEIIRNSKTHFAQAWNYRYGPGYGSPEMAPSHPNVIGHEAIEIAFVHSLDEKTIFVEMPDLQPVNQLHLLLKVDAGEAQELFVTVHKLDHPFDAVPNNQPGEKVIAAHPLLRDLALLGNRKPNPWQKKPASEPDRKLHLEAGKNLTYSTSELTANAGELIELTFANPDVVPHNWVLIEPGTLATVGDLANKLVADPEAALNQYVPDSSSVLTYTDIVDPEKQFTIYFQAPEKPGRYPYFCSFPGHWMVMNGVLVVE
- a CDS encoding DJ-1/PfpI family protein; the protein is MSDKVLIIIGDASETLDTLYPYYRLQEGGFEPVVAGPRRGKFQMVMHEVKPGWTITKEWEGYTIEAQIAFSEIVPQDYAGIMFSGGRAPEYIRYDEHLIAATRWFVDHGKPVASVCHGVEVLAYADRVRGRRMATVPKCKFDLEVCGGTFVDEPCVVDGNIVSGRTFHDNGRYFGAFMEMLEAARKSAANGVGA
- a CDS encoding sugar phosphate isomerase/epimerase family protein, with translation MINRRTFQKFSAGLLGAAWTSPLLASPSQFQLNYMLPSCMYGYSKLEEILPEAKKIGARHIDIWPKVHGDQREQIEAMGVERFAELLEANDVKLGCITQYKLGPFGLQSEMPLAKQFGCPLMITGGAGPKDAKGPELKKAVAAFIEKMKPHLEIAEENGVTIAIENHANNLIDSPDSLRWLFELRPSKNLAIALAPYHLPQDGKQLAGLIRELGEGIQMFYAWQHGAGSHQPMPVEQQLLQMPGRGPLDFQPLLEALAEVKYQGWTEVFMHPFPRGIPILPTIAETTAEIVRGRDYLSQCVSKLNKGN